The Streptomyces achromogenes DNA segment TACCGGCTCGTCGACTTCGTGCTGTCCAACCTCGTCAACGCCGACATCCTGCGGATCTGCGTGCTGACGCAGTACAAGTCGCATTCGCTGGACCGGCACATCACGACGACGTGGCGTATGTCGAGCCTGCTCGGCAACTACGTCACCCCGGTGCCGGCGCAGCAGCGGCTCGGGCCGCGCTGGTACCTCGGCAGCGCGGACGCCATCCTGCAGTCGCTGAACCTGATCTACGACGAGCGGCCCGAGTACGTGGCGGTGTTCGGCGCCGACCACGTCTACCGCATGGACCCGCGCCAGATGCTCGCCCAGCACATCGAGAGCGGCGCGGGCGTCACGGTGGCGGGGATCCGCGTGCCGCGCGGCGAGTCCTCCTCCTTCGGGGTGATCACCCCGGGGTCGGACGGCCAGACGGTCGAGCGCTTCCTGGAGAAGCCGGCCGACCCGCCGGGGCTCGCCGACGACCCGGAGTCGGTGTTCGCGTCGATGGGGAACTACATCTTCACCACCAAGGCCCTCATAGAGGCGCTGCAGCGGGACGCCGAGGACGAGGCGTCCGTGCACGACATGGGCGGCTCGATCCTGCCCCAGCTCACCGAACGCGGCGAGGCCGGGCTGTACGACTTCAGCGAGAACCACGTCCCCGGCGAGACCACCCGGGACCAGGGCTACTGGCGCGACGTCGGCACGCTCGACGCCTACTACGACGCCCATATGGACCTGATCGCCGAGCGCCCCGCGTTCAACCTGTACAACCGCAGCTGGCCCATCTACACCCACTCGGGCCAGCTCTCCCCGGCGCGTTTCAACGCGGGAGGCATCGCCGGCGAGTCGATCATCAGTTCGGGCTGCCTGATCCGCGGACAGGTGACCCGGTCCGTGCTGTCGCCGGGGGTGGTGGTCGACCCCGGGGCGGTCGTCCAGGGCTCCATCCTGCACGACAACGTGCACATCGGACGGGGGGCCGTGGTGCGCGGGGCGGTCCTGGACAAGAACGTCGACGTCCCTCCGGGCGCGACCATCGGCGTGAACCCGGAGCGGGACGCGGAGCTCTACACAATGTCCCCGGGCGGAGTGATCGCCCTGGGCAAGGGCTGCCAGGTGTCATGAACTTAATCCGATGTTAACTGTGCGTAGCCTGATCGTGCTTGACCGTAATCACCTCCAGGGGGTTGACTGCCTTCACACCCGTCTTTCACACCCCGTCCTCGACGCGAGGCAAGTCCGTGACTGCTGATGATCTGCTGGCCCCCCTCGACCTGGCGTTCTGGAACCTCGAGTCGGCCGAGCACCCCATGCACCTGGGCGCGCTCGGCGTCTTCTCGGCGCACTCGCCCACCGCGGGCGCCCACGCGGCCGACCTGCTCGCCGCCCGCGCGTCCGGCGTCCCCGGGCTGCGCATGCGGATCCGCGACGTGTGGCAGCCGCTCGCCTTCGGGGGAGCCGTGCGCGAAGCCGACCCGGACTTCGACCCCCGCCACCACGTCCGTCTGCACGCCCCCGCCGCCGACTTCCAGACGGCGGCCGGACGGCTCATGGAACGGCCCCTCGAGCGCGGCCTTCCGCCCTGGGAGGCGCACGTCCTGCCAGGCGAGGACGGCGCCTCCTTCGCCGTCCTCTTCAAGTTCCACCACGCCCTCGCCGACGGCCTGCGCGCCCTGACGCTGGCCGCGGCCGTCCTCGACCCGATGGACCTGCCCGAGCGCCGGCCCCGCCCGGCCGAGCCCGCCCGGCGGCTCGTCCCCGACGTGGAGCGGATGCGCGAACTGCTGCGCGGGGCCGTGTCCGACGTGGGCCGCGCCCTCGACATCGGCGCCTCGCTCGCCGTCTCGGGCCTCGGCGTGCGCTCCAGTACCGCGCTCACCGCCGCGCCCAGCGGCACCCGCCGCACCGCCGGCGTGGTCAT contains these protein-coding regions:
- the glgC gene encoding glucose-1-phosphate adenylyltransferase; this translates as MRRGGPTVLGIVLAGGEGKRLMPLTADRAKPAVTFGGTYRLVDFVLSNLVNADILRICVLTQYKSHSLDRHITTTWRMSSLLGNYVTPVPAQQRLGPRWYLGSADAILQSLNLIYDERPEYVAVFGADHVYRMDPRQMLAQHIESGAGVTVAGIRVPRGESSSFGVITPGSDGQTVERFLEKPADPPGLADDPESVFASMGNYIFTTKALIEALQRDAEDEASVHDMGGSILPQLTERGEAGLYDFSENHVPGETTRDQGYWRDVGTLDAYYDAHMDLIAERPAFNLYNRSWPIYTHSGQLSPARFNAGGIAGESIISSGCLIRGQVTRSVLSPGVVVDPGAVVQGSILHDNVHIGRGAVVRGAVLDKNVDVPPGATIGVNPERDAELYTMSPGGVIALGKGCQVS
- a CDS encoding wax ester/triacylglycerol synthase family O-acyltransferase; translation: MTADDLLAPLDLAFWNLESAEHPMHLGALGVFSAHSPTAGAHAADLLAARASGVPGLRMRIRDVWQPLAFGGAVREADPDFDPRHHVRLHAPAADFQTAAGRLMERPLERGLPPWEAHVLPGEDGASFAVLFKFHHALADGLRALTLAAAVLDPMDLPERRPRPAEPARRLVPDVERMRELLRGAVSDVGRALDIGASLAVSGLGVRSSTALTAAPSGTRRTAGVVIDLDDVHRIRKVAGGTVNDVLIAVVAGALRRWLDERGDGSAGVRPRALIPVSQRRPRTAHPQGNRLSGYVVRLPVDDPDPLGRLAHVRTTMDRNKDAGPARGAGAVALLADHVPALGHRLGGPLAGQAARFWFDILVTSVPLPSLGLKLGGNPVDEVFPYAPLARGQALAVAVSTYRGRVHYGLVADAEAVPDLDRVAHALTVEVETLITACGP